Proteins from one Salinispora arenicola genomic window:
- a CDS encoding type I polyketide synthase, whose amino-acid sequence MSAPDEQIVQALRASLKENARLQQENDAFTAAAAEPIAIVSMACRYAGGIRNPEDLWRVVTDGTDVYTGFPTDRGWDLEGLYHPDPDNPGTTYVREGAFLHDAGQFDATFFGISPREALAMDPQQRQLLEVAWETLERAGIDPHSVRGSDIGVFAGIVHQDYAPDLSGHEGFLSLERALGTAGGVASGRVAYTLGLEGPAVTVDTMCSSSLVAVHLAAQALRRGECSMALAGGSTVMATPGGFVGFARQRGLAFDGRCKSYAAGADGSSWAEGVGVLLLERLSVARERGHRVLAVIRGSAVNQDGASNGLTAPNGPSQQRVIRSALASAGLTPSDVDTVEGHGTGTVLGDPIEAQALIATYGQGRDPQHPLWLGSVKSVIGHTQAASGVAGVIKTVLAMHHRLMPATRHIDAPTPQVDWSAGAVELLTEARDWSRNGPRRAGVSSFGASGTNAHLILEEAPEDETVPAVPTPDGVVPLVVSANTAASLAAQAGRLASFVEGAEVPLAQVAGALMSGRATLGERAVVVADSVGEATAGFAALAAGATAPQLVTGSGVPGKIVWVFPGQGTQWVGMGRELLDSSPVFADRIADCAAALERWVDWSLVDVLRGDVDPALMMRVDVLQPASFAVMIGLAAVWASVGVQPDAVIGHSQGEIAAACVAGALSLRDAARVVALRSQAIAATLSGRGGMASVALSESEAAERLTPWADRVEVAAVNGPSSVVIAGDADALDEALDVLDDQGVRVRRVAVDYASHTRHVEDIRDTLADALAGIGAQAPEVPFYSTVTGGWIQGASVVDGGYWYRNLRGQVRFGSAVADLIAQGHGVFVEISAHPVLVQPISEIVDRVGSDIQVTGSLRRDEGGLRRLMTSMAELFVLGVALNWAAILPSGSASAHVDLPTYAFDHRHYWLRMADSATDAASLGLVGADHPLLGAVLPLPQTDGLVFTSRLSLRSHPWLADHAIGGVVLVPGTVYVDLAVRAGDEFGFGVLEELVIEAPLVLPENTGVRLQVAVGGPGETGSRPVAVYSLQEGADDWTRHAVGLLSTTTTPETGFDFTAWPPQGVRQVDIEGFYTDLVERGYAYGPAFQGLRAVWRRGDEVFAEVALPDDHREDAGKFGIHPALLDAALHTNAFANPDDDRKVLPFAWNGLVLHAVGAAALRVRVAPSGPDALSFQAADDTGALVVTMDSLVSLPVSAEQLETAAETSRDSLFRVEWTELSPATEEPASSWSTVTTAADVAALTGSPSVASAAVLHAVGGKDGALALTTRVLAVAQAWLTGEGLEDSRLVVMTRGAVPAGDGTVSDPAGAAVWGLLRAAQAENPDRIVLVDTDSAGPNPMLAAALASGEPQLAIRGTTLHAPRLAQAGGQAPDAPAVFRPEGRVLVTGGTGSLGAVIARHLVFRHGVRRLVLAGRRGTAGQGVPELVAELTERGADVSVAACDVSDRDAVADLLAEHRPTAIVHLAGVLDDGVIGALTPERLAEVFAPKVDAVRHLDELTRGSELDAFVVFSSAAALMGSAGQGNYAAANAFLDGVMAQRRAAGLPGLSLAWGLWEQATGLTAHLSAVDQARMSRGGVLALTPAEGVTLFDIGLCADQALLVPIKLDLKALRAQAAAGGDVPHLLRGLVRVGRRVARASAGDSGGLVRRLAGLAPEEQEKLLIGIVQTEAAGVLGFRGPELTQGTHKFTEIGFDSLTAVELRNRLSSATGARLPATLIFDYPTPVALAGYLRAELGDTVAGAAPSVTVAADPDEPIAIVGMACRLPGGVTNPDDLWRMVYDGRDGMSPFPEDRGWDLDGLFDPDPDRPGTSYTRQGGFLTGAGLFDAGFFGISPREALAMDPQQRLLLEASWEALEQAGVDPTSVQGGDVGVFSGVSIHDYLESLSNMPAELEGFVTTATAGSVASGRVSYVLGFEGPAMTVDTACSSSLVATHLAAQALRQGECSMALAGGVAVMGSPVGVLGMSRQRGLAADGRCKAFSADADGTVLSEGVAVVVLERLSVARERGHRVLAVIRGSAVNQDGASNGLTAPNGPSQQRVIRSALASAGLAASDVDTVEAHGTGTSLGDPIEAQALLATYGRDRDPDRPLWLGSLKSNVGHTQAAAGVASLIKMVQALRHGVLPPTLHVAEPTHQVDWSAGAVELLTEARDWSRNGHPRRAGVSSFGISGTNAHLIIEEAPADQVRAVPAPDVPGGVVPLVVSARSAASLAGQAGRLAEFLAGAAEVPLGQVAGALLSRRAALGDRAVVLAGSTEEALTGLDALARGDGGAGVVTGSVGGWGGLVWVFPGQGTQWVGMGRELLDSSPVFAERITECAAALEPWVDWSLVDVLRGDADPELMDRVDVLQPASFAVMVGLAAWWASVGVVPDAVLGHSQGEIAAACVAGALSLEDAARVVALRSQAIAERLSGRGGMASVALGEHEVAARLAPWAGRVEVAAVNGPSSVVIAGEVEPLAEAVAALDGRQVAVDYASHTRQVEDIEGVLAESLAGIGAVAPVVPFFSTVGGGWVRGAGEVDGGYWYRNLRGQVRFGAAVAELIGQGYGVFVEVSAHPVLVQSIVDVVDGVEADVVVGGSLRRDDGGVRRLVTSMAELFVRGVPVDWSGLLPPVVGWVDLPTYAFDQQHYWLHTAAAADAPSLGLTGADHPMLGAVVRLPWSDGLVFTSRLSLRSHPWLADHEVGGVVVVPGAGLVELAVRAGDEAGCPNLDELVIETPLVVPAHGGVRVQVALSGPGENDARTVDVYALREDDSDDGWTRHATGVLSSTPGPQDPFDATAWPPPGAHRVDVEALYSDLAGHDLAYGQSFRAVRAAWQRDREVFVDVALPEDRDGEATAFGVHPALLDAALHPALRDANEDGSQPRQPLGWRGVVLHAAGASALRVRLTPTGADSVALAAADETGAPVVTVGSLRFRTAPNAESAAAEPGAAPSRSLFEVTWIALPDGAGTPAVSWVPVTTAEEVTALTDAPAAVVLDVTGADDALTVTSRALEVVQAWLTGSGAEDSRLVVVTRGAVPAGDGTVTDPAAAAVWGLVRAAQGENPDRIHLLDLDPAADAGAESVLGVVLASGEPQVAVRGTALSVPRLARAAGTNEAPAVFGPESTVLVSGAGALGALVARHLVTRHGVRRLVLASRRGPAAEGATELVADLSERGVAVSVVACDVSVRAEVAALLAAHRPTAVVHTAGVLDAGVIETVTPEKLARVFAPKVDAVRHLDELTRDLRLDAFVVYSSVSAVFMGAGSGGYAAANAFLDGLMAQRRSLGLPGLSLAWGLWDQAAGMAAGTDELTRARMNRRGGLQLMTQAEGMGLFDAALGAEQALLVPAKLDLRGVRADAATGGAVPHMLRGLVRAGRRQARSGGTGGKRGRLAERLAGLTPADQLSLLLDMVRSQVAAVLGHSDAGAVRADAAFMDAGFDSLTSVELRNRLREATGLKLPATLVFDHPNPQALARHLRDELGDAAPTTVTPTVLAADPEEPVAVVGMACRLPGGVAGPADLWR is encoded by the coding sequence ATGTCGGCGCCAGACGAGCAGATCGTCCAGGCACTGCGTGCCTCGCTGAAGGAGAACGCACGGCTTCAGCAGGAGAACGACGCGTTCACCGCCGCGGCCGCGGAGCCCATCGCGATCGTCTCCATGGCCTGCCGGTACGCGGGTGGCATCCGTAACCCGGAGGACCTGTGGCGGGTGGTGACCGACGGCACCGACGTCTACACCGGCTTCCCCACCGACCGCGGCTGGGACCTGGAGGGCCTCTACCACCCGGACCCGGACAACCCTGGTACGACGTATGTCCGGGAAGGCGCCTTCCTGCACGATGCCGGGCAGTTCGACGCCACGTTCTTCGGGATCTCGCCGCGCGAGGCCCTGGCGATGGACCCACAGCAGCGGCAACTGCTCGAGGTGGCGTGGGAGACCCTCGAGCGGGCCGGCATCGACCCCCACTCGGTGCGGGGCAGCGACATCGGCGTGTTCGCCGGGATCGTGCACCAGGACTACGCCCCCGACCTCAGCGGGCACGAGGGGTTCCTGAGCCTGGAGCGCGCGCTTGGCACCGCAGGCGGGGTCGCCTCCGGCCGGGTCGCGTACACGCTCGGGCTCGAAGGGCCAGCGGTGACCGTCGACACCATGTGCTCGTCGTCGCTGGTGGCGGTGCACCTGGCCGCGCAGGCGTTGCGCCGCGGTGAGTGCTCGATGGCGCTGGCCGGCGGTTCGACGGTGATGGCGACGCCCGGCGGGTTCGTCGGTTTCGCGCGTCAGCGTGGGCTTGCCTTCGACGGGCGTTGCAAGTCCTACGCCGCGGGTGCCGATGGCTCGTCGTGGGCCGAGGGCGTCGGCGTGCTGTTGTTGGAACGGCTGTCGGTGGCCCGGGAGCGCGGGCACCGGGTGCTGGCGGTGATCCGGGGCAGCGCGGTGAACCAGGACGGCGCCTCCAACGGGCTGACCGCGCCGAACGGTCCGTCGCAGCAGCGGGTGATCCGCAGTGCGCTGGCGAGCGCCGGGCTGACTCCCTCCGATGTCGACACCGTCGAGGGCCACGGTACCGGTACCGTCCTGGGAGATCCGATCGAGGCGCAAGCCCTGATCGCCACGTACGGGCAGGGCCGGGATCCGCAGCATCCGCTGTGGCTCGGCTCGGTCAAGTCCGTCATCGGGCACACCCAGGCGGCGTCCGGTGTGGCCGGCGTGATCAAGACGGTGCTGGCGATGCACCACCGACTGATGCCGGCGACCCGGCACATCGACGCGCCCACGCCCCAGGTGGACTGGTCCGCCGGCGCCGTGGAACTGTTGACCGAGGCCCGTGACTGGTCGCGGAACGGTCCGCGCCGGGCTGGTGTGTCGTCGTTCGGTGCCAGCGGCACCAACGCGCATCTGATCCTGGAGGAGGCACCGGAGGACGAGACGGTGCCGGCGGTACCGACGCCGGACGGGGTCGTCCCGTTGGTGGTGTCCGCGAACACCGCCGCCTCGCTCGCGGCGCAGGCGGGGCGGCTGGCGTCGTTCGTCGAGGGTGCCGAGGTGCCGCTGGCCCAGGTGGCCGGGGCACTGATGTCAGGTCGCGCCACGCTGGGCGAACGTGCCGTGGTGGTCGCCGACTCGGTCGGCGAGGCAACCGCCGGCTTCGCTGCGCTGGCTGCCGGCGCTACCGCGCCGCAGCTGGTAACCGGATCCGGGGTGCCAGGCAAGATCGTATGGGTGTTCCCGGGCCAGGGCACGCAGTGGGTCGGCATGGGCCGGGAGCTGTTGGACTCGTCCCCGGTGTTCGCGGACCGGATCGCGGACTGTGCTGCCGCGTTGGAGCGTTGGGTCGACTGGTCCCTCGTCGACGTGCTGCGTGGTGACGTCGACCCAGCGCTGATGATGCGGGTCGACGTGCTGCAGCCGGCGAGCTTCGCGGTGATGATCGGTCTGGCCGCGGTGTGGGCATCGGTGGGTGTCCAGCCCGACGCGGTGATCGGCCACTCGCAGGGTGAGATCGCCGCGGCCTGCGTTGCTGGTGCGCTGTCGCTCAGGGACGCGGCGCGGGTGGTGGCCCTGCGCAGCCAGGCGATCGCCGCGACGCTGTCCGGGCGCGGGGGAATGGCCTCGGTCGCCCTGAGCGAGAGCGAGGCGGCCGAGCGACTGACTCCGTGGGCCGACCGGGTCGAGGTGGCGGCCGTGAACGGCCCGTCGTCCGTGGTGATCGCCGGCGACGCCGACGCCCTCGACGAGGCCCTGGACGTCCTTGACGACCAGGGGGTCCGGGTGCGGCGCGTCGCGGTCGACTACGCCTCGCATACCCGACACGTCGAAGACATCCGCGACACCCTGGCCGACGCGCTGGCCGGGATCGGCGCGCAGGCACCGGAGGTGCCCTTCTACTCGACCGTGACCGGTGGGTGGATCCAGGGCGCCAGTGTGGTGGACGGCGGCTACTGGTACCGAAACCTGCGTGGCCAGGTGCGGTTCGGGTCGGCGGTCGCGGACCTGATCGCGCAGGGGCACGGCGTGTTCGTCGAGATCAGCGCCCACCCGGTGCTGGTCCAGCCGATCAGTGAGATCGTCGACCGGGTCGGCTCCGACATCCAGGTCACCGGGTCGCTGCGGCGCGACGAGGGCGGCCTGCGGCGCCTGATGACGTCGATGGCCGAGCTGTTCGTCCTGGGCGTCGCGCTGAACTGGGCCGCGATCCTGCCCAGCGGGTCGGCATCGGCGCACGTCGACCTGCCGACGTACGCGTTCGACCACCGGCACTACTGGCTCCGGATGGCCGACTCGGCCACCGACGCGGCGTCGTTGGGGCTGGTCGGAGCCGATCATCCGCTGCTGGGAGCGGTGCTGCCGCTTCCGCAGACCGATGGGTTGGTCTTCACCTCGCGCCTGTCGTTGCGGTCGCACCCCTGGCTGGCCGACCACGCGATCGGCGGCGTCGTCCTCGTCCCCGGCACGGTGTACGTCGATCTGGCGGTGCGCGCGGGCGACGAGTTCGGCTTCGGCGTCCTGGAAGAGCTCGTGATCGAGGCACCACTCGTGCTACCCGAGAACACCGGGGTCCGGCTCCAGGTCGCGGTTGGTGGACCGGGGGAGACCGGGTCACGCCCGGTCGCCGTGTACTCGCTCCAGGAAGGTGCCGACGACTGGACCCGGCACGCCGTGGGCCTGCTGTCGACCACGACGACACCGGAAACCGGCTTCGACTTCACTGCCTGGCCACCGCAGGGCGTGCGGCAGGTCGACATCGAGGGCTTCTACACCGACCTCGTCGAGCGTGGTTACGCCTACGGGCCGGCGTTCCAGGGGCTGCGCGCGGTGTGGCGCCGGGGCGACGAGGTGTTCGCCGAGGTCGCGCTCCCCGACGACCACCGGGAGGACGCCGGTAAGTTCGGCATCCACCCGGCGTTGCTGGACGCCGCCCTGCACACCAACGCCTTCGCCAACCCCGACGACGACCGCAAGGTGCTGCCGTTCGCCTGGAACGGGCTCGTGCTGCACGCCGTGGGCGCGGCGGCGCTTCGGGTGCGGGTCGCGCCGTCGGGCCCGGACGCGTTGTCGTTCCAGGCGGCTGACGACACGGGTGCGCTTGTCGTGACAATGGACTCGCTCGTGTCACTGCCCGTTTCCGCCGAACAGTTGGAGACGGCAGCGGAGACGAGCCGCGACTCGCTGTTCCGGGTGGAGTGGACCGAGTTGTCGCCGGCCACCGAGGAGCCCGCGTCGTCGTGGAGCACGGTGACCACGGCTGCCGACGTGGCGGCCCTGACCGGGAGCCCGAGCGTCGCCTCGGCGGCCGTCCTGCACGCCGTCGGCGGTAAGGACGGGGCGCTGGCATTGACCACGCGGGTGCTGGCGGTCGCGCAGGCCTGGTTGACCGGGGAAGGGCTGGAAGACTCGCGGCTGGTGGTCATGACCCGGGGCGCGGTGCCCGCGGGTGACGGTACCGTGAGCGATCCCGCCGGCGCGGCGGTCTGGGGTCTGCTGCGGGCCGCCCAGGCCGAGAACCCGGACCGGATCGTTCTGGTCGACACCGACTCCGCCGGTCCGAACCCGATGCTGGCCGCGGCACTGGCCAGCGGAGAACCACAGCTCGCGATACGCGGGACGACCCTGCACGCGCCCCGACTGGCCCAGGCCGGAGGACAGGCGCCCGACGCGCCGGCCGTGTTCCGCCCGGAAGGGCGGGTGCTGGTGACGGGTGGAACCGGGTCGCTGGGTGCCGTGATCGCCCGACATCTGGTGTTCCGGCACGGTGTGCGCCGGCTGGTGCTGGCCGGTCGGCGGGGGACAGCCGGTCAGGGTGTGCCGGAGTTGGTCGCCGAACTGACCGAGCGGGGTGCGGACGTGTCCGTGGCCGCGTGCGACGTGTCCGACCGGGACGCGGTCGCGGACCTGCTGGCCGAGCACCGGCCGACCGCGATCGTGCACCTGGCGGGGGTCCTGGACGACGGTGTGATCGGCGCGTTGACCCCCGAGCGGCTGGCCGAGGTGTTCGCGCCCAAGGTCGACGCGGTACGGCACCTCGACGAGCTGACCCGTGGCTCGGAGCTCGATGCCTTCGTCGTGTTCTCGTCGGCCGCCGCGCTCATGGGCTCCGCCGGGCAGGGTAACTACGCCGCGGCGAACGCGTTCCTGGACGGGGTGATGGCACAACGCAGGGCGGCCGGGCTGCCTGGGTTGTCGTTGGCGTGGGGGCTGTGGGAGCAGGCCACCGGCCTGACCGCCCACCTCAGCGCGGTGGACCAGGCACGGATGAGCCGCGGCGGCGTCCTGGCGCTGACACCCGCCGAGGGCGTCACCCTGTTCGACATCGGCCTGTGCGCCGACCAGGCGCTGCTGGTGCCGATCAAGCTGGACCTGAAGGCGCTGCGTGCCCAGGCCGCGGCCGGCGGGGACGTGCCACACCTGCTGCGCGGCCTGGTCCGGGTAGGCCGGCGGGTGGCGCGGGCCTCGGCCGGCGACAGCGGCGGCCTGGTCCGCAGGCTCGCCGGGCTGGCTCCCGAGGAGCAGGAGAAGCTCCTCATCGGCATCGTCCAGACCGAGGCGGCCGGCGTGCTCGGCTTCCGTGGGCCGGAACTGACCCAGGGCACCCACAAGTTCACCGAGATCGGGTTCGACTCCCTGACCGCGGTGGAGCTGCGCAACCGGCTGAGCTCGGCGACCGGCGCGAGGTTGCCCGCCACGCTGATCTTCGACTATCCCACTCCGGTTGCCCTGGCCGGCTACCTGCGTGCCGAACTGGGTGACACGGTGGCCGGCGCCGCACCCTCGGTCACCGTTGCCGCCGACCCCGACGAGCCGATCGCGATCGTGGGGATGGCGTGCCGGCTGCCCGGCGGTGTCACCAACCCCGACGATCTGTGGCGGATGGTGTACGACGGCCGGGACGGGATGTCACCGTTCCCCGAGGACCGCGGCTGGGACCTGGACGGCCTGTTCGACCCCGACCCGGACCGCCCCGGCACGTCCTACACCCGGCAGGGGGGGTTCCTCACCGGCGCGGGGCTGTTCGACGCCGGGTTCTTCGGGATCTCACCGCGTGAGGCGCTGGCGATGGACCCGCAGCAGCGGTTGCTGCTCGAGGCCTCGTGGGAGGCGCTGGAGCAGGCGGGCGTCGACCCGACCTCGGTGCAGGGCGGCGACGTGGGCGTCTTCTCCGGTGTGTCCATACACGACTATCTCGAGTCGCTGAGCAACATGCCGGCCGAGCTCGAGGGCTTCGTCACGACAGCCACGGCCGGCAGCGTGGCCTCGGGCCGGGTGTCGTACGTGCTCGGTTTCGAGGGTCCTGCGATGACCGTCGACACGGCGTGCTCGTCGTCCCTGGTGGCGACGCACCTCGCCGCCCAGGCGCTGCGGCAGGGTGAGTGTTCGATGGCGCTGGCCGGCGGCGTCGCCGTGATGGGGTCACCGGTCGGCGTGCTCGGCATGTCCCGGCAACGAGGCCTGGCCGCGGACGGGCGATGCAAGGCGTTCTCCGCGGACGCCGACGGCACCGTGCTGTCCGAAGGCGTCGCCGTGGTGGTGCTGGAGCGGCTGTCGGTGGCCCGGGAACGGGGGCACCGGGTGCTGGCGGTGATCCGGGGCAGCGCGGTGAACCAGGACGGCGCCTCCAACGGACTGACCGCGCCGAACGGCCCGTCGCAGCAGCGGGTGATCCGCAGCGCGCTCGCCAGTGCCGGACTGGCGGCCTCCGACGTGGACACGGTCGAGGCGCACGGGACGGGTACCTCCCTGGGCGACCCGATCGAAGCTCAGGCACTGCTGGCCACCTACGGCCGGGACCGCGACCCGGACCGCCCGCTGTGGCTGGGCTCGTTGAAGTCGAACGTCGGCCACACTCAGGCGGCCGCGGGCGTGGCCAGCCTGATCAAGATGGTGCAGGCGTTGCGGCACGGCGTGCTGCCGCCAACCCTGCATGTCGCGGAGCCCACGCACCAGGTCGACTGGTCGGCCGGTGCCGTCGAACTGCTGACCGAGGCACGCGACTGGTCGCGCAACGGTCATCCGCGCCGGGCGGGCGTGTCGTCGTTCGGCATCAGCGGCACGAACGCGCACCTCATCATCGAGGAGGCACCGGCCGACCAGGTCCGGGCCGTCCCGGCACCGGACGTTCCGGGCGGCGTGGTGCCGCTGGTGGTGTCGGCCCGCAGCGCCGCCTCGCTGGCGGGCCAGGCGGGCCGGCTGGCGGAGTTTCTCGCCGGCGCGGCAGAAGTGCCACTGGGGCAGGTGGCGGGCGCCCTGCTGTCGAGGCGGGCGGCGCTGGGCGATCGCGCCGTCGTGCTGGCCGGCTCGACGGAGGAGGCACTGACCGGGCTCGACGCGCTGGCCCGCGGTGACGGCGGGGCCGGTGTGGTGACCGGCAGCGTGGGCGGGTGGGGTGGACTGGTGTGGGTGTTCCCGGGGCAGGGGACACAGTGGGTCGGGATGGGCCGGGAACTGTTGGACTCGTCCCCGGTGTTCGCCGAGCGGATCACCGAGTGCGCCGCCGCGTTGGAGCCGTGGGTCGACTGGTCCCTGGTGGACGTGTTGCGCGGTGACGCCGATCCCGAGTTGATGGACCGGGTCGACGTGCTGCAGCCGGCCAGCTTCGCCGTCATGGTGGGTCTGGCCGCCTGGTGGGCGTCGGTGGGCGTGGTGCCCGACGCGGTGCTCGGCCACTCGCAGGGTGAGATCGCCGCGGCATGCGTGGCGGGGGCGTTGTCGCTGGAGGACGCCGCGCGGGTGGTGGCGCTGCGCAGCCAGGCCATTGCCGAACGGTTGTCCGGACGCGGTGGCATGGCGTCGGTGGCCCTCGGCGAACACGAGGTCGCCGCACGGCTGGCCCCGTGGGCCGGCCGGGTCGAGGTCGCCGCAGTCAACGGGCCCTCCTCGGTGGTGATCGCCGGTGAGGTCGAACCACTGGCCGAGGCCGTGGCGGCGCTGGACGGCCGCCAGGTGGCGGTGGACTACGCCTCGCATACGCGTCAGGTGGAGGACATCGAGGGTGTGTTGGCCGAGTCGTTGGCGGGGATTGGTGCGGTGGCGCCGGTGGTGCCGTTCTTTTCCACGGTCGGTGGTGGGTGGGTTCGGGGGGCTGGGGAGGTTGATGGTGGGTATTGGTATCGCAATTTGCGTGGTCAGGTGCGGTTTGGTGCGGCTGTTGCGGAGTTGATTGGTCAGGGGTATGGGGTGTTTGTGGAGGTGAGTGCGCACCCGGTTTTGGTTCAGTCGATTGTGGATGTTGTTGATGGTGTTGAGGCTGATGTGGTGGTGGGGGGTAGCCTGCGGCGCGACGACGGTGGTGTGCGGCGGCTTGTGACGTCGATGGCTGAGCTGTTTGTCCGTGGGGTGCCGGTGGATTGGAGTGGTCTGCTGCCGCCGGTCGTCGGCTGGGTGGATCTGCCGACGTACGCCTTCGACCAGCAGCACTACTGGCTGCACACGGCGGCTGCGGCAGACGCGCCGTCGCTGGGACTTACCGGCGCCGACCACCCGATGCTCGGTGCGGTGGTGCGGCTGCCGTGGTCGGACGGGTTGGTCTTCACGTCGCGGTTGTCACTGCGGTCGCACCCGTGGCTGGCCGACCACGAGGTCGGTGGCGTGGTGGTGGTCCCCGGTGCCGGACTGGTCGAGTTGGCCGTGCGCGCCGGTGACGAAGCCGGCTGCCCGAACCTGGACGAGCTGGTGATCGAGACCCCGCTCGTCGTTCCGGCCCATGGTGGCGTGCGCGTGCAGGTCGCCCTGAGCGGGCCCGGCGAGAACGACGCTCGCACGGTGGACGTATACGCCCTACGCGAGGACGACTCCGACGACGGATGGACGCGACACGCCACCGGCGTGCTGTCGAGTACACCCGGGCCGCAGGACCCGTTTGACGCCACCGCCTGGCCGCCTCCCGGTGCGCACCGCGTCGACGTCGAGGCGCTCTACTCCGACCTGGCCGGGCACGATCTCGCGTACGGGCAGTCGTTCCGGGCCGTGCGGGCGGCATGGCAGCGGGACCGGGAGGTCTTCGTCGACGTCGCCCTGCCCGAGGACCGTGACGGGGAGGCGACGGCGTTCGGCGTCCACCCCGCGTTGCTGGACGCGGCACTGCACCCGGCGCTGCGGGACGCGAACGAGGACGGGTCGCAGCCGCGACAACCGCTGGGCTGGCGTGGTGTGGTACTGCATGCCGCAGGCGCGTCGGCACTGCGGGTACGGCTGACGCCCACCGGCGCCGACAGCGTGGCACTGGCCGCGGCCGACGAGACCGGCGCCCCGGTCGTGACCGTGGGTTCGCTCCGCTTCCGCACGGCGCCCAACGCTGAGTCGGCTGCGGCCGAGCCAGGCGCAGCGCCCTCCCGCTCGCTGTTCGAGGTGACGTGGATCGCGCTGCCCGATGGTGCGGGGACGCCGGCTGTGTCCTGGGTGCCGGTCACCACCGCCGAGGAGGTGACCGCGCTGACCGACGCTCCTGCGGCGGTCGTCCTCGATGTGACCGGCGCGGACGACGCCCTGACGGTGACCTCCCGGGCGCTGGAGGTCGTGCAGGCCTGGCTGACCGGATCCGGGGCGGAGGACTCGCGGTTGGTGGTCGTGACCCGCGGTGCGGTACCCGCTGGTGACGGCACGGTGACAGATCCGGCCGCGGCGGCGGTGTGGGGTCTCGTGCGTGCCGCCCAGGGCGAGAACCCGGACCGGATTCACCTGCTGGACCTGGACCCGGCCGCCGACGCGGGTGCGGAGTCCGTGCTCGGCGTTGTCCTGGCCAGTGGTGAGCCGCAGGTCGCGGTGCGCGGAACGGCCCTTTCCGTGCCACGACTCGCCCGCGCCGCCGGGACCAACGAGGCACCGGCGGTTTTCGGCCCGGAGAGTACGGTGCTGGTCTCGGGTGCCGGCGCGCTGGGTGCCCTGGTCGCCCGGCATCTGGTGACCCGGCATGGCGTGCGCCGGCTGGTGCTGGCCAGCCGGCGGGGTCCGGCCGCCGAGGGCGCGACCGAGTTGGTCGCCGATCTGTCCGAACGGGGCGTGGCCGTGTCGGTTGTCGCCTGCGACGTGTCCGTGCGAGCTGAGGTGGCGGCCCTGCTGGCCGCGCACCGTCCGACCGCCGTCGTGCACACGGCCGGCGTGCTGGACGCCGGGGTGATCGAGACGGTCACGCCGGAGAAGCTGGCCCGGGTGTTCGCGCCGAAGGTGGATGCGGTGCGGCATTTGGATGAGCTGACTCGCGATCTGCGGTTGGACGCGTTTGTTGTGTATTCGTCGGTGTCGGCGGTGTTTATGGGTGCTGGTAGTGGTGGTTACGCGGCGGCGAATGCGTTTTTGGATGGGTTGATGGCTCAGCGTCGGTCGTTGGGTTTGCCGGGGTTGTCGTTGGCGTGGGGTCTGTGGGACCAGGCCGCCGGGATGGCGGCCGGCACCGACGAGTTGACCAGAGCGCGGATGAACCGGCGGGGCGGACTCCAGTTGATGACCCAGGCCGAGGGCATGGGACTGTTCGACGCCGCCCTTGGCGCGGAGCAGGCGTTGCTGGTGCCCGCGAAGCTCGATCTGCGTGGGGTCCGCGCCGACGCCGCAACGGGCGGTGCGGTACCCCACATGTTGCGCGGTCTGGTTCGCGCGGGCCGGCGGCAGGCGCGTTCGGGCGGCACCGGCGGGAAGCGCGGCCGGCTCGCCGAGCGACTGGCCGGGCTGACCCCGGCGGATCAGCTGTCCCTGCTGCTGGACATGGTCCGTAGCCAGGTCGCGGCCGTGCTCGGGCACTCCGACGCCGGAGCGGTCCGGGCGGATGCGGCGTTCATGGATGCCGGGTTCGACTCGTTGACGTCGGTGGAGCTGCGTAACCGGCTGCGGGAGGCGACCGGCCTGAAGCTTCCCGCCACCCTGGTGTTCGACCATCCGAACCCGCAGGCCCTCGCCCGCCACCTGCGCGACGAACTGGGTGATGCCGCGCCGACGACGGTGACGCCGACCGTCCTGGCCGCCGACCCCGAGGAGCCGGTCGCCGTCGTGGGCATGGCCTGCCGACTGCCAGGTGGCGTAGCCGGGCCGGCGGACCTGTGGCGG